A portion of the Acanthopagrus latus isolate v.2019 chromosome 21, fAcaLat1.1, whole genome shotgun sequence genome contains these proteins:
- the nedd8l gene encoding NEDD8 ubiquitin like modifier, like, producing MLIKVKTLTGKEIEIDIEPTDKVERIKERVEEKEGIPPQQQRLIYSGKQMNDEKTAADYKIQGGSVLHLVLALRGGSTLHRPCLHLSSSS from the exons ATGCTGATCAAGGTTAAG ACTCTCACTGGAAAAGAAATTGAGATTGACATTGAGCCCACAGACAAG GTGGAGCGAATTAAAGAGAGGGTGGAAGAGAAGGAAGGGATCCCTCCACAGCAGCAAAGACTCATCTACAGTGGAAAACAGAT GAACGATGAGAAGACAGCTGCAGACTACAAGATCCAGGGAGGCTCGGTGCTCCATCTCGTGTTGGCGCTAAGAGGCGGCTCGACGCTCCACAGGCCCTGCTTACACCTCTCCAGCTCGTCATGA
- the zp3f.2 gene encoding zona pellucida glycoprotein 3f, tandem duplicate 2 isoform X2 has translation MMPQLYLGVLILAVFATAVANPEINVVCEKDSVRITWRISAELVPHAARLFLGNCMPSRLNVLPSGEGEAHFNYKFADCKFKRGMNGKHLLYQNELTYRPHAKSKPAAVVYPIECVYKRPEGWIPPFLNPGSGVSEGRGGLVFHMALLNEQLTGVAKTNVIPLGSFIPIWAAVEQRSHQPLLLLMEECVAAMTPQLWPDSQVYPIISNKGCLLESMRGNSVFLPRYHSSALILYLQSFKFGLGEEVYIHCKLVAWDPEVLDESKKACHYVKENGRWELLDDPFQSSICSCCDSTCHSRSKRWADWGSHGFSHKSVLGPLIIMDPSDSQAQGIPQVSDSQESPV, from the exons ATGATGCCTCAGCTCTACCTAGGTGTGCTAATCTTGGCTGTTTTTGCAACGGCTGTTGCAAATCCAG AAATCAACGTAGTCTGTGAAAAAGACTCGGTGAGAATCACATGGAGGATCAGTGCCGAGTTGGTGCCGCACGCAGCTCGTCTCTTCCTGGGGAACTGCATGCCGTCTCGGTTGAACGTTCTGCCCAGCGGAGAAGGGGAGGCACACTTCAACTACAAGTTTGCAGACtgcaaatttaaaagaggg ATGAATGGAAAACATCTCCTCTATCAAAATGAACTGACCTACAGGCCACATGCAAAGTCCAAACCTGCAGCCGTTGTCTATCCCATTGAGTGTGTTTATAAAAG ACCTGAGGGGTGGATTCCCCCTTTTCTGAACCCTGGATCAGGCGTTTCTGAGGGCCGAGGCGGACTGGTCTTTCACATGGCACTCCTAAATG AGCAATTAACAGGTGTAGCAAAGACAAACGTCATCCCACTGGGCTCGTTTATACCGATATGGGCCGCAGTGGAGCAGAGGTCCCATCAACCTTTGCTGCTTCTCATGGAGGAATGTGTGGCAGCCATGACGCCACAGCTGTGGCCTGACAGCCAGGTCTACCCCATCATTAGCAACAAGGG GTGTCTTCTGGAAAGCATGAGGGGAAACTCTGTGTTCCTGCCTCGGTACCACTCGTCCGCACTCATCCTCTACCTACAGTCCTTCAAGTTTGGCCttggagaggag GTGTACATTCACTGTAAACTGGTCGCGTGGGATCCTGAAGTTCTCGACGAAAGCAAGAAAGCCTGCCATTATGTAAAGGAAAATGGGAG atGGGAACTACTCGACGACCCCTTTCAGAGCTcaatctgcagctgctgtgactcGACCTGCCATTCCCGCTCCAAAAGATGGGCCGACTGGG GATCCCATGGCTTTAGTCACAAGTCTGTTTTGGGACCCCTGATCATCATGGATCCGTCTGACTCGCAAGCCCAGGGCATACCACAGGTGTCTGACTCGCAG GAAAGCCCAGTGTGA
- the zp3f.2 gene encoding zona pellucida glycoprotein 3f, tandem duplicate 2 isoform X1, with protein MMPQLYLGVLILAVFATAVANPEINVVCEKDSVRITWRISAELVPHAARLFLGNCMPSRLNVLPSGEGEAHFNYKFADCKFKRGMNGKHLLYQNELTYRPHAKSKPAAVVYPIECVYKRPEGWIPPFLNPGSGVSEGRGGLVFHMALLNEQLTGVAKTNVIPLGSFIPIWAAVEQRSHQPLLLLMEECVAAMTPQLWPDSQVYPIISNKGCLLESMRGNSVFLPRYHSSALILYLQSFKFGLGEEVYIHCKLVAWDPEVLDESKKACHYVKENGRWELLDDPFQSSICSCCDSTCHSRSKRWADWGSHGFSHKSVLGPLIIMDPSDSQAQGIPQVSDSQQESPV; from the exons ATGATGCCTCAGCTCTACCTAGGTGTGCTAATCTTGGCTGTTTTTGCAACGGCTGTTGCAAATCCAG AAATCAACGTAGTCTGTGAAAAAGACTCGGTGAGAATCACATGGAGGATCAGTGCCGAGTTGGTGCCGCACGCAGCTCGTCTCTTCCTGGGGAACTGCATGCCGTCTCGGTTGAACGTTCTGCCCAGCGGAGAAGGGGAGGCACACTTCAACTACAAGTTTGCAGACtgcaaatttaaaagaggg ATGAATGGAAAACATCTCCTCTATCAAAATGAACTGACCTACAGGCCACATGCAAAGTCCAAACCTGCAGCCGTTGTCTATCCCATTGAGTGTGTTTATAAAAG ACCTGAGGGGTGGATTCCCCCTTTTCTGAACCCTGGATCAGGCGTTTCTGAGGGCCGAGGCGGACTGGTCTTTCACATGGCACTCCTAAATG AGCAATTAACAGGTGTAGCAAAGACAAACGTCATCCCACTGGGCTCGTTTATACCGATATGGGCCGCAGTGGAGCAGAGGTCCCATCAACCTTTGCTGCTTCTCATGGAGGAATGTGTGGCAGCCATGACGCCACAGCTGTGGCCTGACAGCCAGGTCTACCCCATCATTAGCAACAAGGG GTGTCTTCTGGAAAGCATGAGGGGAAACTCTGTGTTCCTGCCTCGGTACCACTCGTCCGCACTCATCCTCTACCTACAGTCCTTCAAGTTTGGCCttggagaggag GTGTACATTCACTGTAAACTGGTCGCGTGGGATCCTGAAGTTCTCGACGAAAGCAAGAAAGCCTGCCATTATGTAAAGGAAAATGGGAG atGGGAACTACTCGACGACCCCTTTCAGAGCTcaatctgcagctgctgtgactcGACCTGCCATTCCCGCTCCAAAAGATGGGCCGACTGGG GATCCCATGGCTTTAGTCACAAGTCTGTTTTGGGACCCCTGATCATCATGGATCCGTCTGACTCGCAAGCCCAGGGCATACCACAGGTGTCTGACTCGCAG CAGGAAAGCCCAGTGTGA
- the LOC119010954 gene encoding uncharacterized protein LOC119010954: MMAFFRQGALLLSLAAAVSVYADMKLDCGPDSMTLVWTESRAQADTSLFRLGSCLPTSVSAREAVFSVDIDDCNFSRMVTGNHLMYTNDLTYVSSPDSSFTLPVVCAYERPKDWYPLIYDPVFDTYGQGSLVFHVGLMNGDFSGPAESTSFPLGSFIPIMASVAQKTHQPLLLLLEECVAATTPELRPESSVYPIITNKGCLVDSMISRSRFEPRQKSSEIHLSLQAFRFALGEEVFIHCKLVAWDPFGLDSTKKACHYDTEHGWELLDNAAYSNLCDCCESTCKSRWMRSTASGKHGIVHNAVLGPLTITVT; encoded by the exons ATGATGGCTTTCTTTCGTCAAGGTGCACTGCTTCTGAGCCTGGCAGCTGCCGTGTCAGTGTATGCAG ACATGAAGCTGGACTGCGGGCCTGATTCCATGACTCTGGTGTGGACGGAGAGCAGAGCCCAAGCTGACACCTCGCTGTTCCGGCTGGGTAGCTGCTTGCCAACCAGCGTCTCGGCCAGGGAGGCTGTCTTCAGCGTGGACATCGACGACTGTAACTTCAGTAGGATG GTTACTGGGAACCATCTCATGTACACCAATGATCTGACCTACGTTTCCTCTCCTGATTCTTCCTTCACACTTCCGGTTGTCTGTGCATATGAGAG GCCCAAAGACTGGTACCCTCTGATTTATGACCCGGTGTTTGACACATACGGTCAAGGAAGTCTGGTGTTTCATGTTGGACTCATGAATG GTGACTTCTCAGGCCCTGCTGAATCTACTAGTTTCCCTCTGGGCTCCTTCATCCCCATCATGGCCAGTGTGGCGCAGAAGACCCATCAGCCCTTGCTGCTCCTTCTTGAGGAGTGTGTAGCGGCTACCACACCAGAGCTGCGGCCTGAGAGCAGTGTTTACCCAATAATCACCAATAAGGG ATGTCTCGTGGACAGCATGATATCGCGTTCAAGATTTGAACCGAGGCAAAAATCATCTGAGATCCATCTGTCCCTTCAGGCCTTTAGGTTTGCTCTTGGAGAAGAG GTGTTCATCCACTGCAAACTGGTAGCTTGGGATCCCTTTGGTCTTGACAGCACAAAGAAGGCCTGCCACTATGACACAGAGCATGG TTGGGAGCTTCTGGACAATGCTGCATATAGCAATCTTTGCGACTGCTGTGAATCCACCTGCAAGTCCAGGTGGATGAGGAGTACAGCGTCAG GGAAGCATGGAATAGTACACAATGCAGTCCTCGGGCCCCTTACCATCACTGTGACCTGA
- the LOC119011024 gene encoding RING finger protein 212B-like isoform X2, translated as MDWFHCNQCFTKRGSNFAVSSCGHICCEACIKSKQCGVCGASCSYLPISDKMKPQEKVFFKDPVKLIQSRLQHISQISLFQRTQMERVTAHYKHKSVELERRLEEVTKQVYRQLSDLKRENSDLKKQLLELKRENAELKKPLSQRRVSPGQIQIDGAQRMSLPIAVTSPVIPRSRAMSHLQGWSRERAPSLSSLTTPGSATSISSHSSLHEHIHRTPSSFSTPTRAQRQTPNVFQFQYIEARRS; from the exons ATGGACTGGTTCCACTGTAATCAATGCTTCACGAAGAGAGGGTCGAATTTTGCTGTGTCCAGCTGTGGCCACATCTGCTGTGAAGCATGCATTAAATCTA AGCAGTGCGGCGTGTGTGGGGCCAGCTGCAGTTATCTGCCCATCTCTGACAAG atgAAGCCACAggaaaaggtttttttcaaGGACCCTGTGAAGCTCATCCAATCACGGCTACAACACATTTCACAG atttcactttttcagCGGACACAGATGGAGAGAGTTACAGCGCACTACAAGCATAAGTCTGTTGAACTGGAAAGACGTCTGGAGGAAGTCACCAAACAGGTTTACAG GCAACTCTCTGACCTGAAAAGAGAGAACAGTGACTTGAAAAAGCAACTGTTAGAGCTAAAGAGGGAGAATGCTGAATTGAAAAAGCCCCTTTCTCAGAGGAGG GTTTCTCCAGGACAGATTCAAATAGATGG TGCTCAAAGGATGTCACTTCCTATAGCCGTCACCTCCCCAG TTATCCCTCGTTCAAGAGCCATGAG tcATCTGCAggggtggagcagagagagagctcCCAGTCTGTCCTCTCTTACA ACTCCTGGATCAGCTACCTCCATTTCTAGCCACAGTTCTCTTCATGAACATATACACA gaacacCCTCGTCCTTTAGCACTCCAACAAG AGCTCAGCGTCAGACTCCTAATGTTTTCCAGTTCCAGTAT
- the LOC119011024 gene encoding RING finger protein 212B-like isoform X1, translating to MDWFHCNQCFTKRGSNFAVSSCGHICCEACIKSKQCGVCGASCSYLPISDKMKPQEKVFFKDPVKLIQSRLQHISQISLFQRTQMERVTAHYKHKSVELERRLEEVTKQVYRQLSDLKRENSDLKKQLLELKRENAELKKPLSQRRVSPGQIQIDGAQRMSLPIAVTSPVIPRSRAMSHLQGWSRERAPSLSSLTTPGSATSISSHSSLHEHIHRTPSSFSTPTRAQRQTPNVFQFQYVSGPSIQSPRR from the exons ATGGACTGGTTCCACTGTAATCAATGCTTCACGAAGAGAGGGTCGAATTTTGCTGTGTCCAGCTGTGGCCACATCTGCTGTGAAGCATGCATTAAATCTA AGCAGTGCGGCGTGTGTGGGGCCAGCTGCAGTTATCTGCCCATCTCTGACAAG atgAAGCCACAggaaaaggtttttttcaaGGACCCTGTGAAGCTCATCCAATCACGGCTACAACACATTTCACAG atttcactttttcagCGGACACAGATGGAGAGAGTTACAGCGCACTACAAGCATAAGTCTGTTGAACTGGAAAGACGTCTGGAGGAAGTCACCAAACAGGTTTACAG GCAACTCTCTGACCTGAAAAGAGAGAACAGTGACTTGAAAAAGCAACTGTTAGAGCTAAAGAGGGAGAATGCTGAATTGAAAAAGCCCCTTTCTCAGAGGAGG GTTTCTCCAGGACAGATTCAAATAGATGG TGCTCAAAGGATGTCACTTCCTATAGCCGTCACCTCCCCAG TTATCCCTCGTTCAAGAGCCATGAG tcATCTGCAggggtggagcagagagagagctcCCAGTCTGTCCTCTCTTACA ACTCCTGGATCAGCTACCTCCATTTCTAGCCACAGTTCTCTTCATGAACATATACACA gaacacCCTCGTCCTTTAGCACTCCAACAAG AGCTCAGCGTCAGACTCCTAATGTTTTCCAGTTCCAGTATGTGAGTGGACCATCAATACAGTCACCCAGGCGTTAA